The Parashewanella tropica genome window below encodes:
- a CDS encoding metallophosphoesterase, translating into MQDYDIIGDIHGHASKLVNLLIKMGYVKLDGAYQHPTRKAIFVGDYIDRGPENAATIELVKAMVEQGSALAIMGNHEFNAICYATSHPEKQDEFLRKRNAKHTKQHQTFLDEFPLGSEHHRKALDWFKTLPVFLDLGDIRIAHACWYPPSVEHLRGRLNSDGTLTDDMYVTASNTEHPDNHAIENVMKAVEQDLPDGVFFRDKDGNPRHQIRIKWWGGITPTYKNLALTVPEQYHHVLPDSEIPNAYTYQDDVPVFFGHYWLQGKPTVQSAKAVCVDYSVAKGGELVAYRWSGEKELTDDNFVVSE; encoded by the coding sequence ATGCAAGATTACGATATTATTGGAGACATTCACGGTCATGCTTCTAAGTTAGTTAATTTGTTAATTAAAATGGGCTATGTGAAGCTTGATGGCGCCTATCAACATCCAACTCGAAAAGCTATTTTTGTTGGAGATTATATAGATAGAGGCCCAGAAAATGCTGCAACGATTGAATTAGTCAAAGCTATGGTAGAACAGGGGAGTGCGTTGGCAATTATGGGGAACCATGAGTTTAATGCAATTTGTTACGCGACTTCCCATCCAGAGAAGCAAGACGAGTTTCTTCGTAAACGTAATGCGAAGCATACCAAGCAACACCAAACATTCTTAGATGAGTTCCCATTAGGTAGTGAGCATCATCGAAAAGCATTAGATTGGTTCAAAACTCTACCTGTGTTTTTGGATTTAGGTGACATCCGCATTGCTCATGCGTGTTGGTATCCTCCAAGCGTCGAACATCTAAGAGGTCGATTAAATTCGGATGGAACACTGACAGACGATATGTATGTAACGGCTTCTAATACAGAACATCCGGATAATCATGCTATTGAAAATGTGATGAAAGCGGTGGAGCAAGATTTACCTGATGGCGTCTTTTTTAGAGACAAAGATGGAAACCCAAGACACCAAATTCGAATAAAGTGGTGGGGAGGGATAACACCGACTTATAAGAATTTAGCACTTACTGTGCCTGAACAATATCATCATGTTTTACCTGATTCGGAAATTCCAAACGCTTATACCTATCAAGATGATGTTCCTGTTTTTTTTGGTCATTACTGGCTGCAAGGGAAACCTACAGTTCAATCAGCCAAAGCCGTTTGTGTTGATTACAGTGTGGCTAAAGGCGGTGAGTTAGTGGCTTACCGCTGGAGTGGTGAGAAAGAATTAACAGATGATAATTTTGTGGTGAGTGAATAA
- a CDS encoding VF530 family DNA-binding protein — protein sequence MNQQPNNPLHGIKLESLLVKLHEKYGWSGLAQRVNINCFKSDPSIKSSLKFLRKQQWARDKVEQLYIDTFCGEVKKPKSETPLPGSPWANSRIK from the coding sequence ATGAATCAACAACCAAATAATCCCCTTCACGGTATAAAACTAGAGAGCTTGCTAGTAAAACTTCACGAAAAATATGGCTGGAGTGGGCTTGCTCAGAGAGTAAACATTAATTGCTTTAAAAGCGATCCTTCCATCAAGTCTTCCCTTAAATTTTTGCGCAAACAACAGTGGGCGAGAGATAAAGTCGAGCAGCTTTATATTGATACCTTTTGTGGAGAGGTGAAAAAGCCTAAATCTGAAACGCCGTTACCAGGTTCACCTTGGGCGAATAGTAGGATTAAGTAG
- a CDS encoding M48 family metallopeptidase: MVRLRIFLSFILLSSLVLVGCSTSPTGRKQLKLYSSNQIAQQGVLAFDHIKGKQKVSHNPRYKRYVQCVADSITKYVPKNVFNGKWEVVVFDSKQVNAFALPGGKIGVYTGLLKVAKNQDQLAAVVGHEVGHVIAEHGNERVSNNALVGIGLQVADAALKANDVKQSKTIMSALGVGSQVAVTLPFSRIQETEADEIGLNLMAKAGFEPKQSVELWKNMQKASGGSRNLEILSTHPAPESRIKDLQKHMNNALLIKKQSTNTPNCRI, from the coding sequence ATGGTTAGATTACGGATTTTCCTATCATTCATTCTTTTATCAAGCCTTGTTCTTGTTGGTTGCTCTACTTCACCTACAGGCCGTAAACAACTTAAGCTGTACTCATCTAATCAAATCGCTCAGCAAGGTGTTTTGGCTTTTGATCACATCAAAGGCAAACAAAAAGTCTCCCATAACCCTAGATACAAACGTTACGTTCAGTGTGTTGCTGACTCTATAACCAAATACGTTCCTAAAAATGTCTTTAATGGCAAGTGGGAAGTGGTGGTTTTTGACAGTAAACAAGTCAATGCTTTTGCACTTCCAGGTGGAAAAATTGGTGTTTATACAGGCTTGTTAAAGGTAGCAAAAAATCAAGATCAACTTGCGGCGGTTGTGGGGCATGAAGTCGGACACGTGATTGCTGAACATGGTAACGAGCGAGTTTCAAATAATGCGTTGGTAGGAATTGGTTTACAAGTGGCTGACGCAGCATTAAAAGCCAATGATGTAAAACAAAGTAAAACCATCATGTCAGCACTGGGTGTTGGATCTCAAGTAGCAGTGACGCTTCCTTTTAGTCGTATTCAAGAGACGGAAGCCGATGAGATTGGTTTGAACTTAATGGCGAAAGCAGGTTTTGAACCAAAGCAATCTGTCGAACTTTGGAAAAATATGCAAAAGGCGAGTGGTGGAAGTCGTAATTTAGAGATTTTATCAACTCACCCTGCGCCAGAGTCTCGCATCAAAGATTTACAAAAACATATGAACAATGCGTTGTTAATCAAAAAACAATCTACCAATACCCCCAATTGTCGTATCTAG
- a CDS encoding patatin-like phospholipase family protein gives MLDIIAGKSALKSIEQQGFNQNLFSAFLGASGGPKWFSLFGLDKYVFGSFFKDRTEELYLIGSSAGAFRSACFAQNDPVAAISRMAKSYSETIYSSKVDATEVSAKAIELLDYMLGKNGIEEIISNPVIKAHFLVNKANGLMQSDSKGLQLASLLKSYLLNRLDRKLLKSQFDRYVFHHPKSQLQINDPYDFNTQHVPLTRGNLKQALLASGSIPLVMEGINDIPGTPKGKYWDGGIVDYHFDFEINHNDKLVLYPHFNPHPKAGWFDKNLNRKVMSQHYDNIVMLVPSAEFIASLPYGKIPDRKDFETMDAKTRIKYWKTVLAETEKLAESFDQFLSSQNLGKIKLFS, from the coding sequence TTGTTAGATATCATTGCAGGAAAGTCAGCGTTAAAATCCATTGAACAGCAGGGGTTTAATCAAAATTTATTCAGTGCTTTTTTAGGCGCCAGTGGTGGTCCTAAATGGTTTAGTTTATTTGGCTTGGACAAATACGTGTTTGGTTCATTTTTTAAAGACAGAACCGAAGAACTCTACTTGATTGGCTCCTCAGCTGGAGCATTTCGCAGTGCTTGCTTTGCTCAAAATGATCCTGTTGCTGCTATTTCAAGAATGGCTAAGTCTTATTCAGAAACGATTTACTCAAGTAAAGTTGATGCTACAGAAGTGTCTGCTAAGGCAATAGAGTTACTCGATTACATGCTGGGAAAGAATGGAATTGAGGAAATCATCAGCAATCCAGTAATCAAAGCGCATTTTTTAGTAAATAAAGCCAATGGTTTAATGCAGTCTGATTCAAAAGGATTGCAGCTTGCATCATTGTTAAAAAGCTACCTACTCAATCGACTCGATAGAAAGCTGCTTAAAAGCCAATTTGATCGTTATGTCTTCCACCACCCTAAAAGCCAGCTTCAAATAAATGACCCTTATGACTTTAATACCCAACATGTACCGTTAACTCGTGGAAATCTTAAGCAAGCCTTATTGGCTTCTGGCTCTATTCCCCTGGTAATGGAAGGAATAAACGATATTCCAGGTACGCCCAAAGGAAAGTACTGGGATGGTGGCATTGTTGATTATCACTTTGATTTTGAGATAAATCATAATGACAAATTAGTACTCTACCCTCACTTTAATCCTCATCCAAAAGCAGGTTGGTTCGATAAAAACCTCAACCGTAAAGTAATGAGCCAACACTACGACAATATTGTCATGCTAGTCCCATCAGCAGAATTTATCGCTTCATTGCCTTATGGAAAAATTCCAGACAGAAAAGACTTTGAGACTATGGATGCTAAGACACGCATAAAATACTGGAAAACGGTTTTAGCTGAAACTGAAAAGCTAGCAGAGTCATTCGACCAATTTTTATCAAGTCAGAATTTAGGGAAGATTAAGCTCTTTTCTTAA
- a CDS encoding methyl-accepting chemotaxis protein — protein sequence MRWQWVADLGISKKLFLLVFPALIGCLIYAGAVIKQEYSAKQNLNSILFLANLAERNSDLVHQLQKERGMSAGYISSSGQSFQKALPTQRREVDQEVKKLQSILQTSEIPNSLVSQANLIKSELSKLSTMRQSVDSLSITMAEQVRFYTELNRQLLSVIDIISKQTKDAKIANQVTTFGAFLQMKERAGIERAVSSSIFGKSQLATTQLAKLLTLIAEQNAYQERFMALSGGHQLSEYEGLLASDSIKQVEMYRQYILNQDISVIAQQSPESWFSVATSRIEKLRKTEKQLSANIVVLTQKKLKQASNLLITNTIILISMFTAVLLLTLSIAGYLKRTVTTVSRQVSVAGEQLDLTTRIFVEGKDEFGSLAQTFNKMMQEFEQVIINARASTESITQAIEVLSHSCEQMNSDVQIGQSEAEQVASAMSEMSATVSQIAGNAADAAQASNEANKEAQEGNGEVEKTDLCIRELANEMQTASNTINALDDEIHGIVGVLDVISGIAEQTNLLALNAAIEAARAGESGRGFAVVADEVRSLAQRAKASTSDIKNMTDRLQSGATEAVQAMARGMEKADESVNEVKLAGEDLKEIVQYVSTIDEMNIQIATATEQQSCVTEEVNANAIRINDLYQNSKAVASEIMQLNEQLSVASLQLTERVSQFKVS from the coding sequence ATGCGCTGGCAATGGGTTGCCGATTTAGGCATTTCTAAAAAATTATTTCTTCTGGTTTTTCCTGCATTAATAGGCTGTTTGATATATGCAGGAGCCGTTATCAAGCAAGAGTACAGTGCAAAGCAGAATCTAAACTCTATCCTATTCTTAGCAAACCTAGCTGAGCGAAATAGCGACCTTGTACATCAGTTACAAAAAGAACGAGGGATGAGCGCTGGGTATATAAGCTCGTCTGGTCAATCATTTCAAAAAGCTTTACCTACCCAGAGACGGGAAGTTGATCAAGAAGTAAAGAAGCTTCAAAGCATATTGCAAACAAGCGAAATTCCAAACTCGTTAGTATCTCAGGCCAATTTAATTAAATCTGAATTGTCAAAGTTATCGACCATGAGACAATCAGTCGATTCTTTGTCCATAACTATGGCTGAACAAGTTAGATTTTATACTGAATTAAACAGGCAGCTCCTCTCAGTTATCGATATTATTTCTAAGCAAACTAAAGACGCAAAGATAGCAAATCAGGTCACAACATTTGGTGCTTTTTTGCAAATGAAAGAAAGAGCAGGAATCGAACGCGCTGTATCAAGCTCAATCTTTGGTAAATCTCAACTCGCAACAACTCAGTTAGCTAAGTTGCTCACTTTAATAGCAGAGCAAAACGCTTATCAAGAGCGCTTCATGGCGTTGTCTGGTGGTCACCAGTTGTCAGAATATGAAGGTTTACTGGCTTCTGATTCTATTAAACAAGTGGAAATGTACCGTCAATATATTCTTAATCAAGACATTTCAGTAATCGCACAACAATCGCCTGAAAGTTGGTTTAGTGTCGCGACGAGCCGAATTGAGAAATTGCGCAAAACGGAAAAGCAGCTATCAGCCAATATTGTTGTGCTGACTCAAAAAAAACTGAAACAAGCTTCGAACTTACTGATCACAAATACCATCATTTTAATATCAATGTTTACTGCGGTTTTATTACTGACATTAAGTATTGCTGGTTACTTGAAACGAACGGTGACAACTGTGAGCAGGCAAGTATCGGTTGCAGGTGAGCAGCTTGATTTAACTACTCGTATTTTTGTTGAAGGAAAAGATGAGTTCGGTTCACTGGCGCAAACCTTTAATAAAATGATGCAAGAATTTGAGCAAGTGATCATCAATGCTAGAGCAAGCACGGAGAGTATCACCCAAGCAATTGAGGTGCTCTCTCATAGCTGTGAGCAGATGAACAGTGATGTCCAAATTGGTCAATCTGAAGCCGAGCAAGTGGCATCTGCAATGTCTGAGATGAGTGCCACTGTTAGTCAAATTGCAGGTAACGCCGCCGATGCAGCGCAAGCATCAAATGAAGCTAATAAAGAAGCTCAAGAGGGCAATGGCGAAGTCGAGAAAACAGATTTGTGTATTCGTGAGTTAGCAAACGAAATGCAAACCGCTTCAAATACCATCAATGCCTTAGATGATGAAATTCATGGAATTGTAGGTGTGCTAGATGTCATTTCAGGTATTGCAGAGCAAACTAACTTACTTGCATTAAATGCAGCAATTGAAGCGGCTCGAGCGGGTGAGTCTGGTCGTGGTTTTGCTGTGGTTGCTGATGAAGTGCGTAGCCTTGCTCAACGAGCTAAAGCTTCAACATCTGATATTAAAAACATGACGGATAGATTGCAAAGCGGAGCTACGGAAGCGGTGCAAGCTATGGCAAGAGGCATGGAAAAAGCGGATGAAAGTGTTAATGAAGTTAAGTTGGCGGGCGAAGATCTAAAAGAGATTGTTCAATACGTAAGTACGATCGATGAAATGAATATTCAAATTGCAACCGCAACAGAACAGCAGAGCTGTGTTACAGAAGAGGTGAATGCAAATGCGATTCGCATTAATGACCTTTACCAAAACTCTAAAGCGGTAGCCTCAGAGATCATGCAGTTAAATGAACAGCTTTCGGTGGCCTCACTTCAACTGACGGAACGAGTGAGCCAGTTTAAAGTGTCTTAA
- a CDS encoding alpha-ketoacid dehydrogenase subunit beta — protein sequence MAQMNMLQAINDALAIEMEKNDKMLVFGEDVGHFGGVFRATSGLKEKFGPDRCFNTPLTEQGIAGFANGLAANGHTPVAEIQFADYIFPAFDQIVNESAKFRYRSGSEFNVGGLTYRTPYGGGIAGGHYHSQSPEAYFTQTPGLKVVVPRNPEQAKGLLLASIRDKNPVVFFEPKRLYRASVGEVPEGDYEHELGKADVVQQGTDITVLAWGAQMEIVEKAAEMAAKDGISCEVIDLRSLSPWDVETVAESVKKTGRLLINHEAPLTGGFAGEIAATIQQECFLYLESPIARVCGLDTPYPLIHEKEYMPDALKTYEAIKSTMNF from the coding sequence ATGGCACAGATGAACATGCTACAAGCCATCAATGATGCTCTTGCTATCGAGATGGAAAAGAACGACAAAATGTTGGTGTTTGGTGAAGACGTAGGGCACTTTGGTGGTGTATTCAGAGCGACTTCAGGACTAAAAGAAAAATTTGGTCCAGACCGCTGTTTCAACACACCATTAACTGAGCAAGGTATTGCTGGTTTTGCTAATGGCTTGGCCGCAAACGGGCATACACCTGTTGCTGAAATCCAGTTTGCAGATTATATCTTCCCTGCATTTGACCAAATCGTAAACGAGTCAGCAAAATTCAGATACCGTAGTGGTAGTGAATTTAACGTAGGTGGGCTAACGTATCGTACACCTTATGGCGGTGGTATTGCTGGTGGTCATTATCACTCGCAATCTCCAGAAGCTTACTTCACTCAAACACCAGGTTTGAAAGTAGTTGTACCAAGAAACCCTGAGCAAGCAAAGGGTCTATTGTTAGCGTCGATTCGCGACAAAAACCCAGTGGTTTTCTTCGAACCTAAGCGTTTATACCGTGCATCTGTGGGCGAAGTACCAGAAGGTGATTACGAGCACGAATTGGGCAAGGCTGACGTCGTTCAACAAGGTACTGATATCACAGTTCTTGCTTGGGGCGCACAGATGGAAATCGTCGAAAAAGCCGCTGAAATGGCAGCCAAAGACGGCATTTCATGTGAAGTGATCGACTTACGTTCACTGTCTCCTTGGGATGTTGAAACTGTTGCAGAGTCGGTTAAGAAAACAGGTCGTCTATTGATCAACCACGAAGCTCCGCTAACAGGTGGTTTTGCAGGTGAAATCGCGGCTACCATCCAGCAAGAATGCTTCTTATATCTTGAATCGCCAATTGCTCGTGTTTGTGGTTTGGATACACCTTACCCACTGATCCACGAAAAAGAATACATGCCTGATGCGTTAAAAACGTATGAAGCGATAAAATCAACAATGAACTTCTAG
- a CDS encoding oxidoreductase, protein MKGFSIGIIGAGQAATELLQQLVAAKFVHIVAVADLKTDTPGIKLAEEHGIPTTTNMNDILKLGEAIDILIDVTGVCEVRNQLRQYMSETNNKHTVIMHERLSALMVSLAKGTLVDMKGSDDTY, encoded by the coding sequence ATGAAAGGATTTTCTATCGGGATCATTGGTGCTGGCCAAGCAGCGACAGAACTATTACAACAACTCGTTGCTGCTAAGTTTGTTCATATTGTTGCTGTTGCTGACTTAAAAACAGATACTCCAGGGATCAAACTTGCGGAAGAGCATGGCATTCCAACTACAACCAATATGAACGATATTCTCAAGCTTGGCGAAGCCATTGATATTCTGATTGATGTGACTGGCGTTTGCGAAGTTAGAAATCAATTAAGACAATATATGTCAGAAACTAATAATAAGCATACCGTTATAATGCATGAGCGCTTATCCGCATTAATGGTTTCTTTGGCTAAAGGTACATTGGTTGACATGAAAGGTAGTGACGACACGTATTAA
- a CDS encoding dihydrolipoyllysine-residue acetyltransferase → MIKDFILPDIGEGVVECELVEWLVEEGDIVAEDQPIADVMTDKALVQIPAPNPGKIVKLYYAKGDIAIVHQPLYAVEVESEGESAPASAPVEQTVEAAPVAASGTQIEDFLLPDIGEGIVECELVEWLVEEGDEVVEDQPIADVMTDKALVQIPAMKPGKIAKLYYAKGEIAIVHQPLFAIEVEGEGDSVAPVANTEVASEAKAASTRSEPVRQGKALASPAVRRMARMHDLDISTVKGTGKNGRVYKKDIEAHLAGGSVAPVAPQVAEVDTSHAMVPVATAADRVEPIKGVKAVMAKMMQESVSTIPHFTYCDEIDMTDLMALRKEMKDRYSSDELKLTMMPFFMKALSLAINEYPIVNSRVNEECTELTYLASHNIGMAVDSKVGLLVPNVKDVQAKSILEVAADITRLTNDSRSGRVAPSDLKQGTITISNIGALGGTVATPIINKPEVAIVALGKVQKLPRFNDKGEVEARSIMQVSWSGDHRIIDGGTIARFCNLWKQYLEQPQDMLMAMR, encoded by the coding sequence ATGATCAAAGATTTTATTTTGCCGGATATTGGAGAAGGCGTTGTTGAGTGTGAACTGGTCGAATGGCTAGTTGAAGAAGGTGATATTGTTGCTGAAGATCAGCCGATTGCTGACGTAATGACAGATAAAGCCTTGGTTCAAATTCCAGCTCCAAACCCAGGTAAAATCGTAAAGCTTTATTATGCCAAAGGCGATATTGCGATTGTACATCAGCCACTTTATGCCGTTGAGGTAGAAAGTGAGGGTGAATCAGCTCCAGCTTCTGCTCCTGTTGAGCAAACAGTTGAAGCCGCACCTGTAGCCGCTTCAGGCACTCAAATTGAAGACTTCCTACTTCCAGATATTGGTGAAGGAATCGTTGAGTGTGAGCTGGTTGAATGGCTAGTTGAAGAAGGTGATGAAGTGGTTGAAGACCAACCCATTGCCGATGTAATGACAGATAAAGCTCTAGTTCAAATTCCAGCAATGAAGCCAGGTAAAATTGCCAAACTTTATTATGCGAAAGGTGAAATTGCCATCGTTCACCAACCTTTGTTTGCTATCGAGGTTGAAGGTGAGGGCGATTCCGTTGCTCCTGTAGCGAACACTGAAGTCGCCAGCGAAGCAAAAGCTGCAAGCACGCGTTCTGAGCCTGTACGTCAAGGAAAAGCCTTAGCAAGCCCTGCGGTTCGTCGTATGGCTCGTATGCACGACCTAGATATCAGTACTGTAAAAGGTACAGGTAAAAACGGTCGTGTATACAAGAAAGACATTGAAGCGCACCTCGCTGGTGGTTCGGTAGCTCCAGTTGCACCTCAAGTGGCAGAAGTTGACACTTCTCACGCTATGGTTCCAGTTGCTACAGCAGCAGATAGAGTTGAGCCAATCAAAGGCGTTAAAGCGGTAATGGCGAAGATGATGCAAGAATCAGTTTCGACCATTCCTCACTTTACCTATTGCGATGAAATCGATATGACCGATTTGATGGCATTACGTAAAGAGATGAAAGACAGATATTCATCAGATGAACTTAAGCTGACCATGATGCCATTTTTCATGAAAGCATTGTCACTTGCTATTAACGAATATCCAATCGTCAACAGTCGTGTGAATGAAGAATGTACTGAATTGACTTATCTTGCTAGTCACAACATTGGTATGGCAGTAGATTCTAAAGTTGGTCTACTTGTACCGAATGTTAAGGATGTTCAAGCAAAGAGTATCTTAGAAGTCGCAGCAGACATCACACGCTTAACCAATGACTCACGTAGTGGTCGAGTAGCTCCTTCTGATCTTAAGCAAGGTACGATTACCATTTCGAATATTGGTGCATTGGGCGGTACAGTGGCAACACCTATCATCAATAAGCCAGAAGTGGCGATTGTTGCTTTAGGTAAAGTACAAAAACTGCCTCGTTTCAATGATAAAGGTGAAGTAGAAGCTCGCAGCATCATGCAAGTAAGCTGGTCTGGCGATCACCGCATTATTGATGGCGGCACTATTGCTCGTTTCTGTAATCTATGGAAACAGTATCTTGAGCAGCCACAAGATATGCTAATGGCAATGCGTTAA
- the nadA gene encoding quinolinate synthase NadA encodes MSQAAPQIETIDYPFPAKPVPLSDSEKQEYKARIKQLLIERDAVLVAHYYTDPEIQALAEETGGCVSDSLEMARFGRDHPAKTLIVAGVKFMGETSKILSPDKTVLMPTLDATCSLDLGCPIETFSEFCDAHPEHTVVVYANTSTAVKARADWIVTSSIALEIVEHLDSEGKKIIWGPDRHLGSYIAKETGADMLMWQGECIVHDEFKAKALRQLKAEYPNAAVLVHPESPASVVEMADAVGSTSQLIKAAQTMDNDTFIVATDKGIFYKMQQAAPGKTLIEAPTGGNGATCKSCAHCPWMAMNGLQAIENALTATDTAEHEIFVDETIRDRALVPLDRMLNFAKELNMKVKGNA; translated from the coding sequence ATGAGCCAAGCGGCACCACAAATTGAAACTATTGATTACCCATTTCCTGCTAAACCCGTTCCATTATCAGACAGTGAAAAGCAAGAATATAAAGCTCGTATTAAACAACTATTAATAGAGCGAGATGCGGTTCTTGTTGCCCACTATTACACTGATCCTGAAATTCAAGCTTTAGCAGAAGAAACTGGTGGTTGTGTTTCCGATTCATTAGAAATGGCACGATTTGGTCGTGACCATCCAGCAAAAACGCTTATTGTTGCTGGTGTTAAGTTTATGGGGGAAACCTCTAAAATCCTTAGTCCAGACAAAACCGTATTAATGCCGACTCTTGATGCGACTTGTTCATTAGATTTAGGCTGCCCAATTGAAACGTTTAGTGAGTTTTGTGACGCTCATCCTGAGCATACAGTAGTGGTATACGCCAACACCTCAACGGCAGTAAAAGCGCGTGCTGACTGGATTGTAACCTCAAGTATTGCGTTAGAGATTGTTGAACACCTTGATAGCGAAGGGAAGAAAATCATCTGGGGACCAGACCGTCATTTAGGCAGTTACATTGCCAAAGAAACGGGCGCCGATATGTTGATGTGGCAAGGTGAATGTATCGTTCACGATGAGTTCAAAGCGAAAGCTCTACGTCAATTAAAAGCAGAGTATCCAAATGCAGCTGTGTTGGTTCACCCTGAATCACCAGCAAGTGTGGTAGAAATGGCAGATGCTGTGGGCTCAACCAGCCAGTTAATCAAAGCAGCACAAACCATGGATAACGATACGTTCATCGTAGCGACAGATAAAGGCATCTTTTATAAGATGCAACAAGCCGCTCCGGGTAAAACACTAATTGAAGCGCCAACAGGCGGTAACGGTGCGACGTGTAAAAGCTGTGCTCATTGTCCTTGGATGGCTATGAATGGTCTTCAGGCAATTGAGAATGCATTGACGGCGACAGATACCGCAGAGCACGAGATTTTTGTTGATGAAACCATTCGTGACCGCGCATTGGTACCATTAGATCGCATGCTGAATTTTGCAAAAGAACTCAATATGAAAGTGAAGGGTAACGCTTAA
- a CDS encoding response regulator transcription factor gives MAKAGFAQALTERQEEILNLVSKGLTNNEIAQLLGLSVNTIKTHISTVFNSLGASNRAEAISIFQSMQQHYTGTELLKVDIHSTQPELYHLTNEIGQNLLQSQLFEVSVAKSGQAEYLIKLESSKDQVNISIHRPQDGTIIWQEHSHTLQTFPITPVSIELIQLMVGDCCKQALPQSDAHRYLNFYPCIHGFFSYSQKHRATNLTQIMTAIDEINDDATVYAIASLIEYRSLAEAPESSDAMAAFSRISFHAKTALGLNKHCTWSHLAMAVMHFIQKNIPASIEHAKQSIVLYKGNYTAQSFLAQMYALSNQPHKALEHLDEALKIYPALHWQGLMMSSKALVYFALKDFESCIQLCQKSTDFIEACLLTDLVWIVSLALTQQQEQLQQRIQQLPKFNNKEYQRLLSVLPGESISEFTRILKQLKVLPD, from the coding sequence ATGGCTAAAGCGGGCTTTGCACAAGCATTAACCGAAAGACAAGAAGAAATTTTGAACCTTGTCTCCAAAGGCTTAACAAATAATGAGATTGCTCAGCTACTCGGACTTTCTGTCAATACCATCAAGACCCACATATCAACGGTTTTCAATTCATTAGGGGCAAGTAATCGCGCAGAAGCGATTAGCATTTTTCAGTCAATGCAGCAGCACTATACTGGCACTGAGCTTTTGAAAGTGGATATCCACTCTACTCAGCCTGAACTCTATCATTTAACTAATGAAATTGGGCAAAATCTGCTTCAATCTCAATTATTTGAAGTTTCTGTGGCAAAATCAGGGCAAGCAGAGTACTTAATCAAACTAGAGAGTTCAAAAGACCAAGTAAATATTAGTATTCATCGTCCTCAAGATGGAACCATTATTTGGCAAGAGCACTCTCATACGCTTCAAACCTTTCCAATCACTCCAGTTTCAATCGAATTAATCCAGTTGATGGTTGGAGATTGTTGTAAACAAGCTCTCCCGCAAAGTGATGCTCATAGGTATTTAAACTTTTACCCTTGTATACATGGGTTCTTCAGCTATTCACAAAAGCATAGAGCAACGAATCTGACACAAATTATGACGGCAATAGATGAAATTAATGATGATGCTACCGTTTATGCTATCGCAAGCTTGATTGAATACCGAAGTCTTGCTGAAGCCCCTGAAAGCAGCGATGCTATGGCAGCATTTTCTCGCATTAGTTTTCACGCCAAAACGGCATTGGGGCTGAATAAGCACTGCACTTGGTCCCATTTAGCTATGGCTGTTATGCATTTTATTCAAAAGAACATACCCGCTTCTATTGAACACGCCAAGCAATCCATCGTGCTCTATAAAGGCAATTACACTGCGCAAAGCTTCTTGGCTCAAATGTATGCTTTGAGCAACCAGCCCCACAAAGCACTTGAACATCTTGATGAAGCTTTGAAAATTTACCCAGCTTTGCATTGGCAAGGGCTGATGATGTCTTCTAAGGCTTTGGTTTATTTTGCACTAAAAGATTTTGAGTCTTGCATTCAATTATGCCAAAAAAGTACTGATTTTATCGAAGCCTGTTTGCTAACCGATTTAGTCTGGATAGTTAGCCTAGCGCTCACACAGCAACAAGAGCAATTACAGCAAAGAATACAGCAACTTCCCAAGTTCAATAATAAAGAATATCAGCGTTTATTGTCAGTGTTACCCGGTGAATCAATCTCTGAATTTACTCGGATACTGAAACAACTCAAAGTCTTACCTGACTAA
- a CDS encoding GNAT family N-acetyltransferase — protein sequence MIIEVASSPSKEDLKTISEGIQSFNQQHMHDDVVFEPDTKFAVFARDEEGNVQGGIRAVAFWDYCLIELLWLSESTRGQRVGSRLMDAAENFAREKGFSHMRTETLSFQARPFYEKCGYRVYGELADHPKGHTTYCLVKDL from the coding sequence GTGATTATAGAAGTAGCCTCTAGCCCTTCTAAAGAAGATTTAAAAACCATTAGCGAAGGTATTCAGTCTTTCAATCAACAGCATATGCATGACGATGTCGTGTTTGAACCTGATACGAAATTTGCTGTGTTTGCGAGAGATGAAGAAGGTAATGTGCAAGGCGGCATTAGGGCTGTGGCATTCTGGGATTATTGCCTTATCGAGCTGCTATGGCTTTCTGAATCAACAAGAGGTCAGCGGGTTGGAAGTCGTCTTATGGATGCTGCTGAAAATTTTGCCCGTGAAAAAGGTTTTAGTCATATGCGTACTGAAACATTGAGTTTCCAAGCGCGACCTTTTTATGAAAAATGCGGCTATCGTGTGTATGGGGAGTTAGCTGATCACCCTAAAGGACATACGACTTACTGCTTGGTCAAAGACCTTTGA